A genomic stretch from Leptospira johnsonii includes:
- a CDS encoding SpoIIE family protein phosphatase encodes MTQIKKQETLLRSRSDGSFFLEEGLGVSSIFDSFLREAITLTHADLGGIFSTTESANIRQISGRNERELIEAAHWAFSQSGKDLLLEKGKTPPWAKSPSNYPLLVCRLKVDDLDSSLKANRASYAVLVLQGKTTADRFSKTDFELLRTTCKTVGRLLKESHVSGDASLVTLSLLATTQLVLEAAQAKRQSERFDFLLTEVIRVSGLINSSLDLSQLLEAIMLSSKTVFRTEACSVLLLDESKEYLYFHTVLGEKSEAVTKMQVPVGKGVAGLVVRERKPMIINDAQNDDRVYKEVDKASQFTTRNIMAAPLVANDEVIGVIEAINTVDREKFTGEDLELFLSFSGTSALAIQKTGLLQNLENANKDLRKKVSELESLFDLSQAVSLSTNRLGLVRKSIRLIIRELDASVAGIFLYSLSKENFINCAYYDGETEKIDRVLEEEISGTQVLSSIMEGLPVLKRDILDQPFPHELDRRYLKGSYIIVPLFLSSGEPYGALTVADRRDKLSYQDSDFRLLQTMASQFTKGFEAFRLRTEMLEKKAIQQEMEITRKIQQNILPSEKVFHSNFDLGILSVPAKDVSGDFYDYYQYSDGQYSFLIADVSGKSLPAALFMAMSSSIIRTLARNHDLSPEEILRQGNELIFEDSHFGMFVTAFFIHYNPSLFTIEYASAGHNDQVWIKEDGSYELLKGQGPPLGVIPTAKYKGGNFTVKPGDIFVLYTDGAVEEKDAQGNEFGLERMIEEIRSRRHLPAQKIVEELYATIRSFSSGKEPFDDFTVLLLKYNNDFQFFRTFDANTGQIPIFREFIYDAIKVRNLPDFLRDDILLAGDEAATNIVMHGYKDTLLRNPKFDCKIRFTEDSITIVLTDSGKGFDRTNVKDPSIEENLSGKRKGGFGVYLIETLMDVVDYKMEEGRNILTLQKFFR; translated from the coding sequence TTGACCCAGATAAAAAAACAGGAGACCCTACTTAGAAGTCGAAGTGACGGTTCCTTCTTCCTAGAAGAAGGTTTAGGGGTCTCCTCTATCTTTGATAGTTTTTTGAGAGAGGCAATCACGCTCACTCATGCGGATCTAGGCGGTATATTTTCCACAACAGAGTCCGCTAATATAAGACAGATCTCGGGTCGTAATGAAAGAGAACTGATCGAAGCAGCACACTGGGCATTCTCCCAATCTGGAAAAGACCTACTTTTAGAAAAAGGTAAAACACCTCCCTGGGCAAAATCACCAAGTAATTATCCTCTTTTGGTTTGTAGATTGAAAGTGGACGATCTGGATTCCAGTTTAAAGGCAAATCGTGCTAGTTATGCAGTTTTAGTTTTACAAGGTAAAACTACTGCGGATCGTTTTTCTAAAACCGATTTCGAACTTCTTCGTACTACATGTAAGACAGTAGGAAGATTATTAAAAGAATCTCATGTATCCGGAGATGCTTCCTTAGTCACTCTTTCCTTGCTCGCTACCACACAGTTGGTATTAGAAGCCGCACAAGCAAAAAGACAATCGGAACGTTTCGACTTCCTACTCACGGAAGTGATACGCGTATCCGGACTCATCAATTCTTCCTTAGATCTTTCTCAATTATTAGAAGCGATCATGCTTTCTTCTAAAACTGTTTTTAGGACTGAGGCATGTAGTGTTCTTCTTTTGGACGAGTCCAAAGAATATCTCTACTTTCATACAGTTCTCGGAGAAAAAAGCGAAGCAGTCACTAAGATGCAGGTCCCAGTGGGAAAAGGTGTGGCTGGCTTAGTTGTTCGGGAACGTAAACCTATGATCATCAATGATGCACAAAATGATGATCGAGTTTATAAGGAAGTGGATAAGGCTTCTCAATTCACCACTCGTAATATTATGGCGGCACCCTTGGTCGCAAACGACGAAGTTATAGGTGTGATCGAAGCGATAAACACTGTAGACAGAGAAAAGTTTACCGGAGAAGATCTAGAGCTTTTTTTAAGTTTTTCCGGAACATCTGCGTTAGCCATACAGAAGACAGGACTTCTTCAAAACTTAGAGAACGCAAACAAGGATCTTCGTAAAAAAGTTTCGGAGTTAGAGTCCTTATTCGATTTATCCCAAGCGGTCAGTCTTTCTACAAATCGACTGGGCTTGGTGCGAAAATCCATCCGATTGATCATTCGAGAGTTGGATGCGAGTGTCGCAGGTATTTTCTTATACAGTCTTTCTAAAGAGAATTTTATCAACTGTGCTTATTATGACGGAGAAACCGAAAAGATAGACAGAGTCCTGGAAGAAGAAATCTCAGGCACTCAAGTTTTATCCAGCATTATGGAAGGTCTTCCTGTCTTAAAAAGGGATATTTTAGATCAACCTTTCCCGCATGAGTTGGATAGGAGATATTTAAAAGGTTCTTATATTATTGTTCCATTATTCTTGTCCAGTGGAGAACCTTACGGGGCCTTGACTGTTGCGGATAGAAGGGATAAACTTTCCTACCAGGATTCGGACTTCCGATTATTGCAGACAATGGCTTCCCAGTTTACCAAGGGATTCGAAGCTTTCCGTCTTAGAACAGAGATGTTGGAGAAAAAAGCGATCCAACAGGAGATGGAAATTACCCGGAAGATCCAGCAGAATATTCTACCTTCTGAAAAGGTATTTCATTCTAACTTTGATCTAGGTATTCTTTCTGTTCCGGCAAAGGATGTATCCGGAGATTTTTACGATTACTACCAGTACAGCGATGGTCAATATTCATTTTTGATCGCGGATGTTTCCGGAAAAAGTCTGCCTGCAGCTTTATTTATGGCGATGAGTTCTTCTATCATCCGAACTCTTGCTAGGAACCATGATCTAAGTCCGGAAGAAATTTTAAGACAAGGGAACGAGCTCATTTTCGAAGATTCCCATTTTGGAATGTTCGTCACTGCATTCTTCATTCATTATAATCCTTCCTTGTTCACGATCGAATATGCTTCCGCAGGGCATAACGACCAGGTCTGGATCAAAGAAGATGGTTCTTACGAATTATTAAAAGGGCAGGGACCTCCTTTAGGTGTGATCCCGACTGCAAAATATAAGGGCGGAAATTTTACGGTCAAGCCGGGAGATATTTTTGTTTTATATACGGACGGTGCGGTAGAAGAAAAAGACGCTCAAGGAAATGAATTCGGTCTGGAAAGAATGATTGAAGAGATCAGATCCAGAAGACATCTTCCCGCCCAAAAAATTGTAGAAGAATTATACGCTACAATCCGTTCTTTCTCCTCCGGAAAAGAACCTTTCGACGATTTCACAGTACTTCTATTGAAGTATAATAATGATTTTCAATTTTTCAGGACTTTCGACGCAAATACGGGCCAAATTCCTATCTTCCGAGAATTTATATACGATGCGATCAAGGTCAGAAATCTGCCTGATTTTCTGAGAGACGATATTCTTTTGGCGGGGGACGAGGCGGCTACCAATATCGTGATGCATGGTTACAAAGATACTCTGCTCAGAAATCCGAAATTCGATTGTAAAATTCGGTTCACTGAAGATTCTATCACGATCGTGCTGACGGATTCCGGAAAAGGATTCGACAGAACGAATGTGAAAGACCCGTCCATAGAGGAAAACCTCTCCGGAAAAAGAAAAGGCGGATTCGGTGTGTATCTGATAGAGACATTGATGGACGTGGTGGATTATAAAATGGAAGAGGGAAGAAACATACTCACTCTCCAAAAATTTTTCCGCTGA
- a CDS encoding STAS domain-containing protein has translation MELTVEIKGNSRVIHLIGNMDVHNTHRVEQAFMDHIRKATESNIVLDMSNVEFVSSAGLRVIVGSLRVCKEREIQLKLAALRPAVRKVFEIIDMDSLFKIYDTVDSSLQ, from the coding sequence ATGGAACTGACGGTAGAAATAAAAGGGAACTCTAGAGTGATCCATCTTATCGGGAATATGGACGTCCATAATACCCATAGGGTCGAACAGGCGTTCATGGATCATATTCGAAAAGCTACTGAGTCCAATATCGTCTTGGATATGTCCAACGTGGAGTTCGTTTCTTCTGCCGGTTTAAGAGTCATCGTAGGTTCCTTAAGAGTTTGTAAGGAAAGAGAAATACAACTCAAACTTGCTGCCTTACGCCCTGCAGTTCGTAAGGTTTTCGAGATCATAGATATGGACTCACTCTTCAAGATCTATGATACTGTGGATTCTAGCCTCCAATAA
- a CDS encoding acyl-CoA carboxylase subunit beta produces MSEQAYSIDNPFQSSNQSESQPVSSIYDDANAMGKELLEKPLQGGGTDRILVQHSKGRMTVWERIKVLTNSEPNILYQNWGKNLDGASLITGILNINGRDVAIYGHDFTLRAGSMDATNGNKLARLIYMAGEHGIPLIGMNDSAGAYVPAGVGGLDGYSEAFTALRKISGVVPSLMLMFGFNAGGGAYLPRQGSFMIQPENTFFGLTGPGVVKSVLGEDISADDLGGPKVHGQSGVVDLVTNDELGALRTALRLLSYIPDNSSSAAPFHPTSDPTDRFIYEEEILFKKTFNSPTGMNTPFDITLYIQNICDHGQYFEIQPQRSRNLVTAFGRLGGHVVGFVANNSAVSSGQIDIGAARKGTRFIRFCNVYNIPLIFLEDTTGFLPGKEQEQNGIVLEGRKLLDSIIDIRTPRLTLIIRNAFGGAYASFNSYHTGADMVFALPTARIAVMGPAGKDYVYKDEITAIQKEYKENLKNGVSEKDAAATRDKKLQLLSQKYEKDLMNPKEALSLGSVSRIVLPGTTRNILFKNLDYLIRHYKPGPMSGPQREFE; encoded by the coding sequence ATGTCGGAACAAGCGTACTCGATAGATAATCCGTTTCAATCTTCTAACCAATCGGAATCCCAACCCGTTTCCAGTATTTACGACGATGCCAATGCAATGGGCAAAGAGTTATTGGAAAAACCTCTTCAAGGAGGAGGAACGGATAGGATCCTAGTACAACATTCTAAAGGAAGAATGACCGTCTGGGAAAGGATCAAAGTCCTTACCAATTCGGAACCTAATATTCTCTACCAAAACTGGGGAAAAAATTTAGACGGGGCTTCCTTAATCACAGGTATTTTAAATATTAACGGAAGGGACGTAGCGATCTACGGACATGACTTCACTCTCAGAGCGGGGTCCATGGATGCTACTAACGGAAACAAACTCGCAAGGCTCATCTATATGGCAGGGGAACATGGAATTCCTCTGATCGGGATGAACGACTCGGCAGGTGCATATGTTCCTGCAGGAGTGGGTGGTTTGGACGGATACTCGGAAGCATTCACCGCTCTCAGAAAAATCAGCGGGGTTGTCCCGAGCTTGATGCTCATGTTCGGATTTAACGCAGGTGGTGGAGCTTATCTTCCAAGACAAGGTTCCTTCATGATCCAACCGGAGAATACTTTCTTCGGATTGACCGGACCTGGAGTTGTTAAATCAGTATTGGGCGAGGATATCAGCGCAGACGATCTGGGAGGACCAAAGGTCCACGGACAAAGCGGGGTAGTAGACTTAGTTACCAATGATGAATTGGGAGCGCTAAGAACTGCGCTTAGACTTCTTTCTTATATTCCTGATAATAGTTCCAGCGCTGCTCCTTTTCATCCGACCTCGGATCCTACTGACAGATTTATCTACGAAGAAGAGATCTTATTTAAAAAGACGTTCAATTCGCCTACTGGGATGAATACTCCGTTCGATATCACATTATATATCCAGAATATTTGTGATCATGGTCAATACTTCGAGATCCAACCGCAAAGATCCAGAAACCTAGTCACCGCATTCGGTAGATTGGGCGGACATGTCGTAGGATTCGTAGCAAACAACTCTGCGGTTTCTTCCGGTCAGATCGATATAGGCGCCGCAAGAAAAGGTACAAGATTTATTAGATTTTGTAACGTATATAATATTCCTTTAATATTCTTGGAAGATACAACCGGATTCTTACCTGGAAAAGAGCAGGAACAGAACGGTATCGTTCTAGAAGGAAGAAAACTTCTGGATTCGATCATTGATATTCGCACTCCAAGATTGACTTTAATCATCAGAAACGCATTCGGTGGGGCTTACGCAAGTTTCAACTCTTACCATACAGGTGCGGACATGGTATTTGCGCTTCCTACAGCAAGGATTGCGGTAATGGGGCCTGCTGGTAAGGACTACGTATATAAGGACGAGATCACAGCGATCCAAAAAGAATATAAGGAAAATCTGAAGAATGGCGTATCTGAAAAGGATGCCGCCGCGACCAGGGACAAAAAACTTCAACTTCTCTCTCAAAAATATGAGAAAGATCTAATGAATCCTAAGGAAGCATTATCTTTAGGTTCCGTTTCTAGGATCGTTCTTCCTGGAACCACTCGGAACATTCTATTTAAAAATCTAGATTATCTAATCCGACACTACAAACCCGGACCGATGTCCGGACCTCAAAGGGAATTCGAGTAA
- a CDS encoding ATP-binding protein: MIDYQNRRITFRESTSPWIHSFSLQTIKCLIVCRGPVRKEAMEIFDQIGIREYGILLSEKDSVVYPMALAPELRDFRFPSNIHRVPDYMGAGAEEKAARIKQIIQIAKDNDYTHIFAGYGFMAEDAEFIEAIEESGISFMGPSSHVAHQAGSKDEAKKLARKLNVSVTPGVDTISATCLLKKAKDEKALVALAKEKGLNYTYNSSISLEENAEALLYAGYEKIVELVTIHELQAQAEIEAAEIWKKYPTNRIRFKYVGGGGGKGQRVVSKPDEVKTAVQEILSESKVTAPGSNRNFLIELNIEKTRHNEIQLIGNGEWCLALGGRDCSVQMHEQKLLEISLTQELLQNEIASLEKTSPKKAEIIKADLQVLKEMEEQSERFGQAVALNSVSTFELIVEGTNHFFMEMNTRIQVEHRVTEMVYSLKFSNPENKSEFFIVDSLIEAMALIALHGKRLPKPERIVRNISGAEVRINATNKAIQPHAGGVILGWSKPLPEEIRDDQGISVRNPDTGLFVHYKVAGAYDSNIALLITYGNSREDNLRRLGNILRKTELRGQDLQTNLLVHYGLIHWILGKDPLFKPSTAFMISYLAAVGALESLGKDVDLEVAWTKVLSNAPAEGKKVLSRKLTLITRPIAELLADAHVLAGFLGYHENVSWKIEKDQVVWLRNPIHILSDIYYYLHMEGELHQSPSEQIWDHDQKVLQSALAFYKELEKLTGKKADSPDWDSVFAGKAPAGVDADVWTKAISSHKGFQIGLELLKLIPNLGNKSGFYKLGVDENLEPVIPEEFKKAETRDAFIKFLAPAPKASSDEIVSPMGGMFYSKEAPDLPPMVKEGEHFKAGQPLFIVEVMKMFNKITAPFSGTIKDVILKDSDGKIIQKGQTIFKIVPDEVLKIETPEEIQDRKNKVTFSLL; the protein is encoded by the coding sequence ATGATCGACTACCAAAATCGGCGCATTACATTTCGCGAATCTACTTCTCCTTGGATCCATTCTTTTTCCTTACAAACGATTAAATGTCTGATCGTTTGCCGAGGTCCAGTTCGAAAAGAGGCAATGGAAATTTTCGACCAGATCGGTATCAGAGAATATGGGATACTTCTCTCCGAAAAAGATTCAGTTGTTTATCCTATGGCGCTTGCTCCGGAGCTTAGGGATTTCAGATTTCCATCTAATATCCACAGGGTCCCAGACTATATGGGAGCCGGAGCAGAAGAAAAAGCTGCTAGGATCAAACAGATCATCCAGATCGCAAAAGATAACGACTACACTCATATCTTTGCAGGTTACGGATTTATGGCAGAAGATGCCGAATTCATCGAGGCAATCGAAGAGAGCGGAATTTCTTTCATGGGACCTTCTTCTCATGTGGCCCACCAAGCAGGTTCAAAAGACGAAGCGAAAAAACTCGCGCGTAAACTGAATGTTTCCGTAACTCCCGGTGTGGACACTATCTCCGCTACCTGTCTTCTTAAAAAAGCGAAAGACGAAAAAGCATTAGTTGCTCTTGCGAAAGAAAAAGGATTAAACTATACTTATAACTCTTCCATATCTTTGGAAGAGAACGCAGAAGCATTATTGTATGCAGGTTACGAAAAGATCGTAGAATTAGTAACCATTCACGAATTGCAAGCTCAGGCCGAAATTGAAGCTGCAGAGATCTGGAAAAAATATCCAACGAACCGTATCCGTTTCAAATACGTGGGTGGCGGCGGCGGAAAAGGCCAGAGGGTAGTTTCCAAACCGGATGAAGTAAAAACTGCAGTACAAGAAATATTATCAGAATCTAAAGTAACCGCTCCAGGCTCCAATAGGAACTTTTTGATAGAATTAAATATTGAAAAGACCAGACACAACGAGATCCAGCTGATCGGTAACGGAGAATGGTGTTTGGCCTTGGGTGGAAGGGACTGTTCCGTGCAAATGCATGAGCAGAAACTTCTCGAGATCTCTCTGACTCAGGAACTTCTACAAAACGAGATTGCTTCCCTGGAAAAAACGTCTCCTAAAAAAGCTGAGATCATAAAGGCTGACTTACAAGTCCTCAAAGAAATGGAAGAGCAATCCGAAAGATTCGGACAAGCTGTGGCTTTAAACAGTGTTTCCACTTTCGAGTTGATCGTAGAAGGAACGAATCACTTCTTCATGGAAATGAATACCAGGATCCAGGTGGAACATAGGGTCACCGAGATGGTGTATTCTCTTAAGTTCAGCAATCCTGAAAATAAATCCGAATTCTTTATCGTAGACAGCTTGATAGAGGCAATGGCTCTTATTGCTCTTCATGGAAAAAGACTTCCTAAACCTGAACGGATCGTTAGAAATATTTCAGGGGCGGAAGTTCGTATCAACGCTACTAATAAGGCGATCCAGCCTCACGCTGGCGGAGTTATCCTAGGCTGGTCTAAACCTTTGCCGGAAGAAATTCGAGACGACCAAGGTATTTCTGTTCGAAATCCTGATACGGGTCTATTCGTTCATTATAAAGTAGCTGGTGCTTATGATTCGAATATTGCACTTTTGATCACCTACGGAAATAGTAGAGAAGATAATCTTCGTAGACTTGGAAATATTTTAAGAAAGACCGAGCTTAGAGGACAGGATCTACAGACGAACTTACTAGTTCATTACGGATTGATCCATTGGATTTTAGGAAAGGATCCGTTATTCAAACCTTCTACAGCGTTTATGATCTCTTATCTTGCAGCGGTTGGTGCTCTAGAAAGCCTTGGTAAAGACGTAGATCTGGAAGTAGCTTGGACAAAAGTCCTTTCCAATGCGCCAGCAGAAGGAAAAAAAGTTCTTTCCCGTAAGCTAACCTTGATCACAAGACCTATAGCTGAACTGCTTGCAGATGCTCATGTTCTAGCCGGGTTCTTAGGTTATCATGAGAATGTTTCCTGGAAGATCGAAAAAGACCAAGTAGTTTGGCTTAGAAACCCGATCCATATTCTCTCGGACATATATTACTATCTGCATATGGAAGGCGAGTTACACCAATCTCCTTCCGAACAGATATGGGACCATGACCAAAAAGTTCTACAATCTGCATTAGCTTTTTATAAAGAACTGGAAAAACTTACCGGCAAAAAAGCGGATTCTCCAGATTGGGATTCCGTATTTGCAGGAAAGGCTCCGGCAGGAGTAGATGCGGATGTTTGGACTAAGGCGATTTCCTCTCATAAAGGCTTCCAGATCGGCTTGGAACTGCTCAAACTTATCCCAAATCTTGGAAACAAATCCGGTTTCTATAAACTGGGTGTGGATGAGAACTTAGAACCGGTGATCCCTGAAGAATTTAAGAAGGCGGAAACAAGAGACGCGTTCATTAAATTTTTGGCGCCAGCTCCTAAGGCAAGTTCCGACGAGATCGTTTCTCCAATGGGCGGAATGTTCTATTCGAAAGAGGCTCCCGATCTTCCTCCGATGGTGAAAGAAGGTGAGCATTTTAAAGCAGGCCAACCTTTATTCATTGTCGAAGTAATGAAGATGTTCAATAAGATCACCGCTCCATTCTCAGGAACCATCAAAGATGTGATCCTGAAGGATAGCGATGGAAAGATCATCCAAAAAGGGCAGACCATTTTCAAGATCGTTCCAGACGAGGTCCTTAAGATCGAAACTCCGGAAGAGATCCAAGATAGAAAGAATAAGGTAACCTTCTCCCTTCTTTAA
- a CDS encoding protein-glutamate methylesterase/protein-glutamine glutaminase, whose translation MIYVYIIDDSAVVRSVLKQVLEMNSDIKVIGSSPDPVFALEKLGKTERWPDVIVLDIEMPRMDGISFLKKIMHSHPTPILICSSLAEESSETAWIALKEGAVGIVTKPKIGLKDFLEDSAVYLGECIRSASISKLKHQISAPSRKTNGLDFTKIATTDRIVAIGTSTGGTIALEEILTSLPANSPGIVIVQHMPEKFTEAFANRLDNICKISVKEAKDGDRIQEGTALIAPGNKHMEVVGSGAQFIVRITDGPLVNRHRPSVDVLFHSVAKHVGRNAKAFLLTGMGADGAAGLLEIRKAGGRTIAQDEASSVVFGMPREAIERGAAEKILSLEDVPSEILAG comes from the coding sequence ATGATATACGTATATATTATCGACGATTCTGCAGTAGTCCGATCTGTACTCAAACAGGTCCTGGAAATGAATTCAGATATAAAAGTGATCGGATCATCTCCCGATCCAGTATTCGCTCTCGAAAAATTAGGTAAGACGGAAAGATGGCCTGATGTGATCGTTTTGGATATCGAAATGCCCAGGATGGATGGGATCAGTTTTTTGAAAAAGATCATGCATTCTCACCCTACTCCCATTTTGATCTGCTCTTCTCTTGCCGAAGAATCTTCAGAAACTGCTTGGATCGCTTTGAAAGAAGGTGCAGTAGGAATTGTTACCAAGCCTAAAATCGGACTAAAGGATTTTTTGGAGGATTCTGCAGTTTATCTGGGTGAGTGTATTCGTTCTGCGTCTATTTCCAAACTGAAACATCAAATTTCGGCTCCTTCTCGCAAAACGAACGGACTTGATTTTACAAAAATTGCAACTACTGACAGGATCGTGGCTATCGGCACTTCAACAGGAGGAACGATCGCCTTAGAAGAAATTCTTACTTCTCTTCCTGCAAATAGTCCGGGTATAGTCATCGTACAACATATGCCCGAGAAATTCACGGAAGCATTTGCAAATCGTCTGGATAATATCTGCAAAATTTCCGTAAAGGAAGCAAAAGACGGGGATAGGATACAAGAAGGTACTGCACTCATCGCTCCAGGGAATAAACATATGGAAGTAGTAGGAAGTGGCGCTCAATTTATCGTAAGAATCACCGACGGTCCATTAGTAAACCGTCATAGACCTTCCGTGGACGTATTATTTCACTCTGTTGCAAAACATGTAGGCAGAAATGCAAAGGCATTTTTGCTTACTGGTATGGGAGCCGACGGAGCTGCTGGACTTCTCGAGATTAGAAAGGCTGGAGGAAGAACGATCGCTCAAGATGAGGCAAGTTCTGTAGTATTCGGTATGCCTAGAGAAGCGATAGAAAGAGGAGCTGCGGAAAAAATACTTTCCTTAGAAGATGTTCCTTCTGAGATTCTCGCCGGTTGA
- a CDS encoding chemotaxis protein CheD, whose protein sequence is MEPEIVRDIFLQPGGFYWGENGTRIRTLLGSCVALCFWHPYSKAGGMAHIMLPKRPSHVSEPHPKYADDALESFLKQFQKLGERPGRFVCKIFGGASMFSPEEDKMEEVKKIVEIGEKNVESVLDLVRKANIDLAASNIGGKSHRKIYFSLWDGEVYMENPQN, encoded by the coding sequence ATGGAACCAGAAATTGTCCGAGATATTTTTCTGCAACCAGGAGGTTTTTATTGGGGAGAGAATGGAACAAGGATCCGTACCCTTTTAGGCTCCTGTGTAGCTTTATGTTTTTGGCATCCTTATTCTAAAGCCGGGGGAATGGCCCATATCATGCTGCCTAAACGACCTTCTCATGTTTCGGAACCTCATCCTAAGTATGCGGATGATGCCTTGGAAAGTTTTCTGAAACAATTCCAAAAATTGGGAGAACGACCTGGGAGATTTGTGTGTAAAATTTTCGGCGGGGCTTCCATGTTCTCTCCTGAAGAAGATAAAATGGAAGAAGTAAAAAAGATCGTAGAAATAGGTGAAAAAAATGTGGAGTCCGTTCTGGATCTGGTCCGTAAAGCAAATATAGATCTTGCCGCTTCCAATATCGGAGGTAAATCCCACCGAAAAATATATTTCTCTCTTTGGGATGGAGAAGTGTATATGGAAAATCCTCAAAATTAG
- a CDS encoding chemotaxis protein CheW codes for MSTFEDNQYLTFKIGEETFGIGLLNVKEILEYTHVTTVPMMPSFIPGVINLRGNVVPVLDVCDKFFRKKHSPDKRTCIVIVEVPESISGARMDIGLIVESVYEVLSIPSSEIEPPPTFGSRIRVDFLAGMARQASGFILLLNLLRLLTVEELTALEETREEAANAVPAV; via the coding sequence GTGAGTACTTTCGAAGACAACCAATATTTGACCTTTAAGATCGGAGAGGAAACCTTTGGAATAGGCCTCCTGAACGTAAAAGAGATCCTAGAATACACTCATGTGACCACTGTTCCGATGATGCCTTCCTTTATTCCGGGGGTAATCAACCTTAGAGGAAATGTGGTCCCTGTTCTGGATGTATGCGATAAGTTTTTCAGAAAGAAACATTCTCCGGATAAAAGGACTTGTATAGTTATTGTGGAAGTCCCGGAATCTATTAGCGGTGCCAGAATGGATATAGGCCTGATCGTTGAATCCGTATACGAAGTATTGAGTATACCTTCTTCTGAAATCGAACCTCCTCCAACTTTCGGTTCCAGGATACGTGTGGATTTTCTAGCGGGAATGGCAAGGCAAGCCAGCGGATTCATTCTTTTACTCAACCTTCTACGCTTATTAACTGTAGAAGAATTGACCGCATTGGAGGAAACTAGGGAAGAAGCGGCTAACGCAGTTCCCGCAGTCTAA